Proteins co-encoded in one Spirosoma endbachense genomic window:
- a CDS encoding C1 family peptidase, with the protein MKIGWLIGILIASLAFSASAQTDITPGLLLDDAGYEQVPYQEIVTKEKLPSRVSFESFCPAVQAQGAYSTCTGFACGYYLRTILEAKSRKITVPADINKLAFSPGYLYEKAKSDRDYACTEGVYLSKVFSILKEVGVVPFRHFPYPACGQQTVPVDAVASRYRIREYERLFNVQDDEPQKIYNLKKALAAGSPVVVGMVVPASFFFAGKVWEPASGDDPKDKRLKGHALCIIGYDDKRHGGAFRVINSFGKAWADGGFCWISYHDMARFTRYGFKIS; encoded by the coding sequence ATGAAAATCGGCTGGCTCATCGGTATTCTTATTGCATCGCTGGCTTTTTCGGCATCAGCGCAAACCGATATTACGCCAGGTTTGTTGCTGGATGATGCTGGGTATGAGCAAGTCCCCTATCAGGAAATTGTAACGAAGGAGAAACTGCCCAGCCGGGTTTCATTTGAGTCATTTTGCCCAGCAGTACAGGCACAGGGAGCCTATAGTACCTGCACCGGATTTGCGTGTGGTTATTACCTGCGTACGATTCTGGAAGCGAAATCGAGGAAGATAACCGTCCCGGCTGATATTAACAAGCTGGCCTTTTCGCCGGGTTACCTGTACGAAAAAGCCAAATCTGACCGTGATTATGCCTGTACGGAAGGTGTCTATCTTTCTAAAGTTTTTAGTATCCTGAAAGAGGTCGGAGTCGTACCGTTCAGGCATTTTCCTTATCCAGCCTGCGGTCAACAAACTGTGCCCGTCGATGCGGTTGCCTCTCGCTATCGAATCCGTGAATACGAACGGCTTTTCAATGTACAGGATGATGAGCCTCAAAAAATTTACAATCTAAAAAAAGCACTGGCTGCGGGTAGTCCGGTGGTGGTTGGTATGGTTGTTCCAGCTTCCTTTTTCTTTGCGGGGAAAGTATGGGAACCTGCTTCTGGCGACGATCCAAAGGATAAGCGACTCAAAGGGCATGCACTGTGCATAATCGGCTATGACGACAAACGGCATGGCGGGGCTTTCCGGGTTATAAACAGTTTCGGAAAAGCATGGGCCGATGGCGGTTTCTGCTGGATCAGTTACCATGACATGGCCCGTTTTACACGCTATGGGTTTAAAATTAGTTAG
- a CDS encoding DUF4384 domain-containing protein gives MKPVLSAITALLMLAGFPVRAQSYTQSERVMIAENARRLVKDKYLANLEILTHYEANQPFEALQNHIRGLVRDAFRSREVLVYNEFRNPANAYTTIEEYVKDCRIFAGGKPVVNTMDFGKARYDIQQTKDGQPFINLYLSKQLQGTDKQGRPFQFQYLAEVRVMFVFDRQLSIYRDFRIAGISKTDKWPATAFTATAADTEQAASEQKDLLTVLASLANHLKENLPANAQQITLEMFTYKGCGVNNALSDRIFATFGSLLQKIPSIEVLSPAQHTERSLLVRGSYQEDLNNLLIVAELYNPHTNQVLKQLTNTDLPLAWLGQQNLKLKPDNYQQIVAIRDTIQQKISSERTTLSVAIRTDRGRTNVEYWEGSQLLVEAKANRPCHLRLVYLLADGTKTLLENDFEIKPGQENQYVRISPDVPFVCSAPFGMEYLLVYAAEDAFCSLPTKPNSELYVRTDNGYTIFVGSMLNMIEAVTCTKNRKEVAEDRIQITTRGLR, from the coding sequence ATGAAGCCAGTGCTTTCTGCAATAACTGCACTCCTTATGCTGGCTGGATTTCCGGTCAGGGCGCAGTCGTATACGCAAAGCGAACGGGTAATGATCGCTGAAAATGCCCGCCGACTGGTAAAGGACAAGTACCTGGCGAATCTGGAAATTCTGACACATTATGAAGCAAACCAGCCTTTTGAGGCTCTGCAAAATCACATCAGAGGATTGGTGAGAGACGCCTTCCGAAGCCGGGAAGTATTGGTCTATAATGAGTTTAGAAATCCGGCAAATGCCTATACGACTATTGAGGAGTATGTAAAAGACTGTCGCATTTTTGCCGGTGGAAAGCCGGTTGTCAATACGATGGATTTCGGTAAGGCCCGCTACGATATCCAGCAAACAAAAGATGGGCAGCCGTTTATCAATTTGTACCTCAGCAAACAACTACAAGGTACTGATAAACAAGGGCGCCCATTCCAGTTTCAATATTTGGCCGAGGTTCGGGTTATGTTCGTGTTTGACCGCCAGTTGTCTATTTATCGTGATTTTCGAATAGCCGGAATTAGTAAAACGGACAAATGGCCGGCAACGGCTTTTACGGCCACTGCCGCCGATACCGAACAGGCTGCAAGCGAACAGAAGGATCTGCTGACTGTGCTGGCTTCACTGGCAAATCACCTTAAAGAGAACCTTCCGGCCAACGCTCAGCAAATCACACTGGAGATGTTTACCTACAAAGGCTGCGGAGTGAACAACGCTTTGTCGGATCGGATTTTTGCAACGTTCGGTAGTCTCCTTCAGAAGATTCCGTCAATTGAGGTGCTTTCACCCGCGCAACATACTGAACGATCGCTACTTGTGCGCGGGTCTTACCAGGAGGACCTGAACAATCTGCTGATTGTGGCAGAGCTTTACAACCCTCATACCAATCAGGTCCTGAAACAGTTGACCAATACCGACCTGCCGCTGGCCTGGCTTGGCCAGCAGAATCTGAAACTAAAGCCAGACAATTATCAACAGATTGTGGCCATACGGGATACCATTCAGCAGAAAATCTCGTCTGAACGAACAACACTGAGCGTAGCGATTCGGACCGATAGGGGCCGGACAAATGTGGAGTATTGGGAAGGAAGTCAATTACTTGTGGAAGCAAAGGCGAATCGGCCATGTCATTTACGATTGGTGTATTTACTGGCAGACGGCACAAAAACACTGCTCGAAAACGATTTCGAAATTAAGCCTGGGCAGGAGAATCAATATGTTCGCATTTCGCCCGATGTTCCATTTGTCTGTTCGGCGCCGTTCGGTATGGAGTACCTGCTTGTTTACGCTGCCGAAGATGCATTCTGTTCGCTGCCAACGAAACCCAATTCGGAGTTATATGTCAGAACCGACAATGGATACACCATTTTTGTCGGTTCAATGCTGAACATGATCGAGGCCGTTACCTGTACGAAAAACCGCAAAGAAGTAGCCGAAGATCGAATCCAGATAACGACGCGCGGCCTTCGTTGA
- a CDS encoding caspase family protein — protein MPAVFALRQQKRMAVFVIGFSLLAFYCQAQTVHAILVADTKDPLLYKACKRDVEIMHRQFIQLAAAINYQLSEQVIWDDEFSRKRFDDVLRDLSPNPNDILFLYYTGHGYNASQRTGRFPVLLLEKDEQASEQNPGLMAVHQALKAKHARLCITMGDCCNNLVNNMRGMVKKTISPKALTLTDELLNEAYRTLFLNMKGDALIASSQPPQQACAHPDSGSFYTRSFDEALELASRYNKNISWLTLLRDAQTRLTRHQATRAKQSIYEVNVVGITPTATALATTPGPDLSKSDSSVTTSTNLSFDQMNRHLNELTDKTLSSQQRLAAMNRLTGFFSKNARIDIYVNSTLGDVQPIETFVRRLYLNADHIQQINLIERLSEVAADGQHYKRAAIQEVW, from the coding sequence ATGCCAGCCGTCTTCGCTCTCCGGCAACAAAAACGAATGGCCGTTTTCGTCATTGGGTTTAGCCTGTTGGCTTTTTATTGTCAGGCTCAAACGGTTCATGCCATTCTGGTGGCCGATACCAAAGATCCATTGCTGTATAAAGCCTGCAAACGGGATGTCGAGATCATGCATCGGCAATTTATTCAGTTGGCTGCCGCTATTAATTACCAATTGAGTGAACAGGTGATCTGGGATGATGAGTTTAGCCGCAAACGATTCGACGATGTATTACGTGATCTATCCCCAAATCCGAACGATATTCTCTTTTTGTATTACACTGGACACGGCTATAACGCGAGTCAGCGTACGGGCCGTTTTCCGGTTTTGCTGCTTGAAAAAGATGAGCAGGCAAGCGAGCAAAATCCTGGTCTGATGGCTGTCCATCAGGCACTTAAAGCTAAGCATGCACGACTGTGTATTACAATGGGCGATTGCTGCAATAATCTGGTCAATAACATGCGCGGCATGGTGAAAAAAACAATTTCGCCGAAGGCGTTGACGCTCACCGACGAGTTGCTGAATGAAGCCTACCGAACGCTTTTTCTAAACATGAAAGGCGACGCGCTCATTGCCAGTAGCCAACCTCCGCAACAGGCGTGTGCTCATCCCGATTCCGGGAGTTTTTATACCCGCTCGTTCGATGAAGCGCTGGAACTGGCCAGTCGTTACAATAAAAACATCAGCTGGTTAACATTGCTTCGGGATGCTCAGACCCGACTGACGCGGCATCAGGCAACGCGTGCTAAACAATCTATTTATGAAGTAAATGTAGTTGGTATTACACCAACAGCTACTGCATTGGCCACAACTCCGGGCCCTGATTTGAGCAAGTCCGATAGTTCCGTAACAACCAGTACAAATCTTAGCTTCGATCAGATGAACCGTCACCTGAACGAGTTGACGGATAAAACACTGTCTTCTCAGCAGCGATTGGCCGCTATGAATCGCCTGACGGGTTTCTTTTCGAAAAACGCCCGCATCGATATTTACGTGAATTCGACATTGGGCGACGTGCAGCCGATCGAAACGTTTGTTCGGCGATTATACCTGAATGCCGATCATATTCAGCAAATTAACCTCATTGAGCGACTCTCGGAAGTTGCGGCCGACGGGCAACACTACAAACGGGCAGCGATTCAGGAAGTGTGGTAA
- a CDS encoding caspase family protein has product MKISLLFLLLLLFVSDPLAAQQSVTISARSDWVSMQKGPSTAPTIAWKTPQPKQTTEHTLVYTATVFIQSADAVTQLQFVHNGNELTGQQRGFKRFSGSQEVSDVIPLVVGSNEIYVKATNAIGTTISERRIILCQPEITSKSVQGQKRLALIVANGNYTKYPLKNPPNDGRAVRQQLEKLGFTVVYKENLPLRDLKQTFDSFVTNLGSNNVGLFYYAGHGLMVGGENYVQPVDADPKAEPDVEFECYPLRQIISRMAYANPKGANMIFWDACRNNPYRSWRRGAGELTFAPVQPAVGTMIVFATEPGKQAYDGDQENGLFTSELVKHIGQPNVDIFELVDRIDQGLENRGFKQPPYLEGRLRGKFMFKAD; this is encoded by the coding sequence ATGAAAATCAGTTTACTTTTTCTCTTGCTGCTTCTGTTCGTTTCAGACCCACTGGCCGCTCAGCAGTCCGTAACGATTTCAGCCCGCAGCGATTGGGTTTCTATGCAGAAAGGGCCATCGACTGCACCGACTATAGCCTGGAAAACTCCACAGCCAAAACAGACAACCGAGCATACTTTAGTCTATACTGCCACGGTTTTTATTCAATCTGCCGACGCTGTAACCCAGTTGCAGTTTGTTCATAACGGAAACGAATTGACTGGGCAACAGCGCGGATTTAAGCGATTTAGTGGCAGTCAGGAGGTGTCGGATGTCATTCCGTTGGTTGTTGGGTCAAACGAAATCTACGTTAAAGCTACCAATGCCATTGGAACGACCATCTCCGAACGGCGTATCATCCTTTGTCAGCCCGAAATAACCTCAAAAAGTGTTCAGGGGCAAAAACGGCTGGCACTGATTGTTGCCAACGGAAATTATACGAAATACCCGCTTAAAAATCCGCCGAACGACGGCCGGGCTGTCAGGCAGCAGCTGGAAAAGCTTGGCTTTACTGTCGTCTATAAAGAAAATCTGCCCTTGCGTGATCTGAAACAAACTTTCGATTCATTTGTGACTAATCTCGGCTCCAATAACGTAGGGCTTTTTTATTATGCCGGACATGGGCTTATGGTCGGCGGAGAGAATTATGTGCAGCCGGTAGATGCCGATCCCAAAGCAGAGCCTGACGTTGAATTTGAATGCTATCCCTTACGTCAGATTATAAGCCGTATGGCCTATGCTAACCCTAAAGGTGCGAATATGATTTTTTGGGATGCCTGCCGAAATAACCCGTATCGATCCTGGCGAAGAGGAGCCGGTGAATTGACGTTTGCTCCCGTTCAGCCCGCTGTGGGTACGATGATCGTTTTTGCCACCGAACCCGGAAAACAAGCTTACGATGGCGATCAGGAAAACGGCCTTTTTACGAGCGAACTGGTAAAACATATTGGCCAGCCGAATGTCGATATTTTTGAACTGGTCGACCGGATCGATCAGGGCCTTGAGAATCGTGGTTTTAAGCAGCCTCCTTACCTCGAAGGTCGGTTGAGAGGCAAGTTCATGTTCAAAGCCGATTAA
- a CDS encoding LamG domain-containing protein — protein MRKRLASTRQLKLYILLLGISLVSGCENWDLPPLQDSVTNGLIAYYAFSGNTLDGSGNNLRGNTINGASFGPDKNAMPNSALLLDGVDDYFEIPDDGKLRPATMSISVWIKPVQVLSSSHIYEKSNFKDDLNHQYSAKIKPHITGDISGGYDFQADVHRDNLCDKFESTIQLTAYEPAFKVNQWYHLVIQYDGQTVKIYLNGVARGQSESQTKPIDNCPGGSLRFGSAWMGDINAFNGLMDEVRIYNRGLTETEINALYQR, from the coding sequence ATGAGAAAACGATTGGCAAGCACAAGGCAATTAAAATTATATATCCTGTTGCTGGGTATCAGCCTTGTTTCTGGTTGTGAAAACTGGGATTTGCCACCCTTACAGGACAGTGTGACGAATGGATTGATTGCCTATTATGCTTTCAGCGGGAATACACTCGATGGAAGTGGGAATAACCTGCGGGGAAATACTATTAATGGAGCTTCGTTTGGCCCTGACAAAAACGCGATGCCAAACTCAGCGTTGCTTCTGGATGGGGTCGATGATTATTTCGAAATACCTGATGATGGTAAACTTCGACCGGCAACTATGTCTATAAGCGTCTGGATCAAGCCGGTACAGGTACTTTCCAGTAGCCATATTTATGAGAAATCGAATTTTAAAGATGACCTGAACCACCAGTATAGTGCTAAAATTAAACCACACATAACGGGGGATATAAGCGGTGGTTACGATTTTCAGGCAGATGTGCATCGCGATAATCTTTGCGACAAATTTGAATCTACGATCCAACTAACGGCCTATGAACCAGCGTTTAAGGTGAATCAGTGGTATCATTTGGTTATCCAGTACGACGGGCAGACAGTAAAAATTTACCTGAATGGCGTAGCAAGAGGCCAATCCGAATCGCAGACGAAACCAATTGATAACTGCCCTGGCGGTTCATTGCGGTTTGGGAGTGCCTGGATGGGTGATATTAACGCCTTTAATGGGTTGATGGACGAGGTGCGAATCTATAATCGAGGTCTTACGGAAACGGAAATTAACGCTTTATACCAGAGATGA
- a CDS encoding ABC transporter permease: MKNKPNQHHLPGTDSGGLPQPPRWADGLLKWFVAPHLLEYVQGDLHEVFYKRLKQVSPAQARREYVWAVLHCLTPFFYKSLRRTGVSTVSLPNAGSRYASRRYDYPKPILTDMLRSYFKIAFRHLAKNRVYSVINVGGLATGMAVTMLIGLWIYDEVSFDRYHKNYDTIAQVRRVYTDPNIQKTDGTEALQFPMRAALKSNYHQYFKHILMAWWIGDYTLSTEDKKMPKKGEFIDAGALEMLSLKMLKGSYASLDELHSIVLSKSASEAIFGEEDPINKQLKIDNRIDVIVTGVYEDMPRNTRFGEVQFFSPWDLWVASNDWIKKNENEWGNSSYGIYVQLNPNVSIETANASIKDFYQKSTPKEVAERSAKYDYEVFLYPMKDWHLYSEFKNGRPAGGHITFVWLFGIVGLFVLLLACINFMNLSTARSEKRAKEVGVRKAIGSLENQLIQQFLSESFLVVILSFVLSILLILVSISWFNQVADKDLSLPFLNPFFWLISIAFITITAFMAGAYPAFYLSAFQPVKVLKGTIRLGRFAALPRKILVVVQFVVSVVLIISTIVVYKQIQYAQDRPVGYNREGLITIPKNDPNYLGKLDVLRSELLKTGVVAGMELSSSPLTAIWNNMGGFTWKGKDPELADDFSITDVSYGFGQVVNWQLIAGRDFSKAFVTDSTKMIINESAAKYLGFKNPIGEFVKFYDGKTTRQIIGVIKDMVRISPYEPEKRAFFFLDATYDAASQIDIKIKPTVSANEALPKIEAVFKKIVPSAAFDYKFVDKEYAKKFSNEERISKLASFFATLAIFISCLGLFGLASFVAEQRTKEIGVRKVLGASVLDLWGLLSKDFLFLVVIALAIATPTAWFLLNGWLQNYHYRTEISWWIFAVSGAGALLITLLTVSFQSIKAALVNPIKSLRSE; this comes from the coding sequence ATGAAGAATAAACCCAACCAGCACCACTTGCCAGGAACTGATTCAGGTGGTTTGCCGCAACCGCCCCGCTGGGCTGACGGGCTTCTCAAGTGGTTTGTGGCCCCGCACCTGCTGGAGTACGTGCAGGGAGATTTGCACGAGGTGTTTTACAAGCGTCTCAAACAGGTGAGCCCAGCCCAGGCTCGACGTGAGTATGTCTGGGCTGTTTTACACTGCCTGACTCCATTCTTTTATAAATCCCTCCGGCGCACAGGTGTATCAACGGTCTCGCTCCCAAATGCCGGATCACGATATGCCAGCCGTCGCTATGACTACCCAAAACCAATACTAACTGACATGTTACGCAGCTATTTTAAAATCGCTTTTCGCCACCTGGCCAAGAATCGGGTGTATTCCGTTATCAACGTTGGGGGTCTGGCTACGGGTATGGCCGTGACTATGCTCATTGGGCTCTGGATTTACGATGAAGTTTCGTTTGATAGGTATCATAAAAATTATGATACAATCGCCCAGGTGAGGAGAGTGTATACAGACCCGAATATCCAGAAAACGGACGGAACGGAGGCCTTGCAATTTCCCATGAGGGCCGCGCTGAAAAGTAATTACCATCAGTATTTTAAGCACATTTTGATGGCCTGGTGGATTGGCGATTATACGCTTTCGACTGAGGACAAAAAAATGCCCAAAAAGGGCGAATTTATTGACGCAGGCGCTTTGGAAATGCTTTCGCTGAAAATGCTTAAAGGAAGCTACGCATCGCTAGATGAACTTCATTCGATCGTGCTGTCGAAATCAGCATCGGAAGCGATTTTTGGCGAAGAAGACCCGATCAATAAACAGCTGAAAATTGATAACCGTATTGATGTGATCGTAACGGGCGTCTATGAAGATATGCCCCGAAATACCCGATTTGGGGAAGTGCAGTTTTTTTCGCCCTGGGATTTATGGGTTGCTTCAAATGATTGGATAAAAAAGAATGAAAATGAATGGGGCAACAGCTCATACGGTATTTATGTGCAGTTGAATCCCAATGTGTCGATTGAAACAGCCAATGCCAGCATAAAGGATTTTTATCAGAAAAGTACACCAAAAGAAGTGGCCGAACGATCCGCAAAATACGACTACGAAGTTTTTCTGTATCCGATGAAAGACTGGCATTTGTATTCGGAATTTAAAAATGGCAGACCTGCCGGTGGGCACATCACATTTGTCTGGCTTTTTGGTATTGTTGGCCTTTTTGTATTGCTGTTGGCTTGTATCAATTTCATGAATTTGAGTACGGCAAGGAGTGAAAAACGGGCCAAAGAAGTTGGGGTTCGGAAAGCCATTGGTTCATTGGAAAATCAACTCATTCAGCAGTTTTTGAGCGAATCCTTCCTGGTGGTTATTTTGTCGTTTGTTCTGTCGATTTTACTGATTTTAGTGTCCATTTCCTGGTTTAATCAAGTGGCAGACAAAGACTTATCCCTGCCATTTTTAAACCCGTTTTTCTGGCTGATCAGTATCGCTTTTATTACCATTACGGCCTTTATGGCCGGGGCTTATCCTGCCTTTTATTTGTCCGCTTTCCAGCCAGTGAAAGTCCTGAAAGGCACGATTCGGTTGGGCCGCTTTGCGGCTTTGCCTCGAAAAATTCTGGTGGTCGTTCAATTTGTTGTTTCGGTGGTTTTGATTATCAGCACCATAGTCGTTTACAAACAGATTCAATATGCGCAGGACCGGCCCGTTGGCTATAATCGGGAAGGACTGATTACGATTCCGAAGAATGACCCTAATTATTTGGGTAAGCTGGATGTGTTGCGAAGTGAGTTGCTGAAAACAGGCGTGGTGGCAGGCATGGAACTTTCGTCGAGCCCGCTGACGGCCATCTGGAACAATATGGGTGGTTTCACCTGGAAAGGGAAAGACCCTGAATTAGCCGACGATTTTTCCATAACCGATGTTTCGTATGGATTCGGTCAGGTGGTGAATTGGCAGTTGATTGCTGGCCGGGATTTTTCCAAAGCATTTGTCACGGACAGTACTAAAATGATCATCAATGAATCTGCCGCTAAATACCTTGGTTTTAAAAACCCTATCGGAGAGTTTGTGAAATTTTATGACGGCAAAACAACCCGGCAAATTATTGGCGTAATCAAGGATATGGTCAGAATCTCGCCCTATGAGCCGGAGAAGCGTGCCTTTTTCTTTTTAGATGCAACCTATGATGCCGCCAGTCAAATAGATATAAAAATCAAACCGACTGTCAGTGCTAATGAAGCGCTGCCAAAAATCGAAGCAGTTTTCAAGAAAATAGTCCCTTCGGCGGCCTTCGATTACAAATTTGTTGATAAAGAATACGCTAAAAAATTCAGTAATGAAGAACGGATCAGCAAGCTGGCTTCGTTTTTTGCAACGCTGGCAATTTTTATCAGTTGCCTTGGCCTGTTTGGGCTGGCTTCGTTCGTCGCCGAACAACGCACCAAAGAAATTGGTGTTCGCAAAGTGCTGGGCGCTTCGGTTCTGGATCTATGGGGCTTGCTTTCCAAAGACTTCTTGTTTCTGGTTGTCATTGCGCTGGCGATTGCTACCCCTACAGCCTGGTTCTTACTAAACGGGTGGCTACAGAATTATCATTATCGAACTGAAATCTCCTGGTGGATTTTTGCGGTGTCGGGGGCAGGCGCACTGTTGATTACGCTGTTGACAGTCAGTTTTCAAAGCATTAAAGCCGCTTTGGTGAATCCGATCAAAAGCCTGCGTTCAGAATAA
- a CDS encoding PadR family transcriptional regulator: MKKTILGELEELVLLVVAASTEEVYGVPVMEQLQEQTGRSFTVSAVHTTLYRLEEKGFLSSSIGGATAERGGRSKRLFALTAEGGRVLLEIQQMRTRLWEAIPTGKLQLLGVL, encoded by the coding sequence ATGAAAAAGACCATACTTGGAGAACTGGAAGAACTGGTGCTATTAGTGGTAGCTGCCAGCACCGAGGAGGTCTATGGGGTGCCGGTTATGGAGCAGCTTCAGGAGCAGACGGGCCGAAGCTTTACGGTTAGCGCCGTGCACACGACCCTGTATCGACTCGAAGAAAAAGGCTTTTTGTCATCCTCTATAGGCGGGGCAACGGCTGAGCGAGGAGGGCGAAGCAAGCGTTTGTTTGCGCTAACGGCTGAAGGGGGGAGAGTCTTGCTGGAAATTCAACAGATGCGCACCCGGCTTTGGGAGGCCATTCCTACTGGAAAGCTTCAGCTATTAGGGGTCTTATAA
- a CDS encoding M20/M25/M40 family metallo-hydrolase, whose product MIRFLFLSLLLTNHLFGQTPSAERVTRHIEKLASDKMKGRGTGSPENAKAASYIARYFKKYGLTPLGTDGYNQPFTAKIRRVVVPDSLRQATNVIGFLDNGAPYTIVIGAHYDHLGIGRQGSSLEAQPEGKIHNGADDNASGVAGLLELAQYFSKNGVKEPYNFLFMAFGAEELGLQGSRYFLNNPTLPLEKMNFMVCMDMIGRYNPERGVGIGGYGTSDAWPTVFNGVDSMIKFFTDRPGNGGSDNAAFYAKQIPVLFFHTGGHPDYHKPTDDPDKIDAKAEEAILKLEIRILEKAMQQPKLTFTAVK is encoded by the coding sequence ATGATACGCTTTCTTTTCCTGTCGCTCCTTCTAACGAATCACCTATTTGGTCAGACACCATCTGCCGAACGAGTTACCCGGCACATTGAAAAACTGGCATCCGACAAGATGAAAGGACGTGGAACAGGTAGCCCAGAAAACGCAAAAGCGGCCAGCTACATCGCCAGATACTTCAAAAAATATGGATTAACTCCTTTGGGAACCGATGGCTACAATCAACCCTTTACGGCGAAAATCAGGCGTGTCGTTGTTCCTGATAGTCTCCGGCAAGCAACGAATGTGATTGGCTTTCTGGATAATGGAGCGCCTTATACTATTGTGATCGGCGCTCATTACGATCACCTGGGCATCGGTCGGCAGGGAAGTTCTCTGGAAGCACAGCCCGAGGGAAAGATTCACAACGGGGCCGATGATAATGCATCGGGCGTAGCCGGATTGCTGGAATTAGCTCAGTATTTTTCTAAAAACGGGGTAAAAGAACCGTACAATTTCCTGTTTATGGCCTTTGGTGCCGAAGAATTGGGCTTACAGGGCTCTCGCTATTTTCTGAACAACCCAACGCTGCCTTTAGAAAAAATGAACTTTATGGTTTGCATGGATATGATCGGCCGATATAACCCGGAGCGGGGTGTGGGCATTGGTGGTTATGGCACCAGTGATGCATGGCCAACCGTGTTCAACGGTGTTGACAGTATGATTAAATTTTTTACCGATCGTCCCGGCAACGGTGGATCGGATAATGCGGCTTTCTATGCGAAACAGATTCCGGTTCTATTCTTTCATACCGGTGGCCACCCCGATTACCACAAACCAACCGACGATCCGGATAAAATTGATGCCAAAGCCGAAGAAGCCATTCTAAAGCTGGAAATCAGGATTCTCGAAAAGGCTATGCAACAACCCAAACTAACGTTCACGGCGGTGAAGTAA
- a CDS encoding arylsulfatase, whose product MLKSFFYVLAFMVFCLSSKGQNRPNIIFILADDLGYGDVGINGQKLIKTPHIDRLAKEGMQFTQFYAGTSVCAPSRSSLMTGQHTGHTYIRGNKGVDPEGQEPIADSVVTVAEILQQAGYTTAAFGKWGLGPVGSEGDPNKQGFNRFYGYNCQSLAHRAYPNHLWDNARKIVLESNQNLRQTNEYAPDLIQKQALNFLDAQDKSKPFFLFLPYILPHAELAVPDDSIFAQYKGKFAEKPFKGADYGPNAKDGGYTSQAYPHAAFAAMVTRLDLYVGQLMAKLKASGLDQNTLVIFSSDNGPHIEGGGDPTFFTSSGGFRGVKRDLYEGGIREPFVARWPGVIKPGTKSDYIGAFWDLMPTFAELAGAKAPARIDGLSFVPSLTGKGTQKKHDYLYWEFHEGGGKQAVRQGNWKAVRLQVAKDPNGPVELYDLTKDPAETRNLAAQFPDKAKQLAQLMNASHVESAIFPFGKE is encoded by the coding sequence ATGCTAAAATCGTTCTTCTACGTTCTTGCCTTTATGGTATTTTGTCTGTCGTCAAAAGGGCAGAACCGACCTAACATTATCTTTATTCTGGCCGATGATCTGGGCTATGGCGATGTGGGCATCAATGGGCAGAAGCTCATCAAAACGCCACATATAGACCGACTGGCGAAAGAAGGAATGCAGTTCACGCAGTTCTATGCGGGCACATCGGTCTGTGCGCCTTCGCGTTCGTCGCTTATGACGGGTCAACATACGGGCCATACGTATATACGCGGCAACAAGGGCGTAGACCCGGAAGGCCAGGAGCCAATTGCCGATTCGGTGGTTACAGTGGCTGAAATTCTGCAACAGGCTGGCTACACGACAGCGGCTTTCGGCAAGTGGGGTTTAGGCCCGGTTGGTTCAGAAGGTGATCCCAATAAGCAGGGATTCAATCGATTCTACGGCTACAACTGCCAGTCGCTGGCACATCGGGCTTACCCGAATCACCTTTGGGATAACGCCCGGAAGATCGTACTGGAATCGAACCAGAATTTGCGCCAAACGAACGAGTATGCACCCGACCTGATTCAGAAACAGGCGCTCAACTTTCTGGACGCTCAGGACAAATCGAAACCGTTTTTCCTTTTCCTCCCTTACATTTTGCCTCATGCCGAGTTGGCCGTTCCCGACGACAGCATTTTTGCTCAATATAAAGGCAAGTTTGCCGAAAAACCGTTCAAGGGAGCTGATTATGGGCCAAATGCCAAAGACGGCGGCTACACTTCACAAGCCTATCCACATGCGGCCTTTGCGGCCATGGTAACCCGGCTCGATTTGTATGTTGGTCAGCTCATGGCTAAACTGAAAGCCAGTGGTCTGGATCAGAATACCCTCGTTATCTTCTCCAGCGACAATGGTCCCCACATAGAAGGCGGTGGCGATCCAACGTTTTTTACGAGCAGCGGTGGCTTCCGGGGCGTAAAACGCGACTTATACGAAGGAGGAATCCGCGAACCGTTTGTGGCCCGTTGGCCGGGCGTCATTAAGCCCGGCACTAAAAGCGATTACATTGGCGCTTTCTGGGATTTGATGCCCACCTTTGCCGAACTAGCCGGAGCCAAGGCGCCCGCCCGAATTGACGGCCTCTCGTTCGTGCCTTCACTAACGGGTAAAGGCACGCAGAAAAAGCATGATTACCTCTATTGGGAATTTCACGAGGGCGGTGGCAAACAGGCAGTTCGTCAGGGTAACTGGAAAGCGGTTCGGCTGCAGGTGGCTAAAGACCCGAACGGCCCTGTTGAACTGTATGATCTGACAAAAGATCCGGCCGAAACCCGTAATCTGGCAGCCCAATTTCCCGACAAAGCGAAGCAACTTGCCCAACTGATGAATGCCTCACACGTAGAGTCGGCTATTTTCCCATTTGGCAAGGAGTGA